The Salegentibacter sp. Hel_I_6 region TCGTCAGACTCTTCCAGTTGCCGATAAATAGCATTCAGGATGGTATTTTCGTGGGGTGCGTACCTGAAGATACTGCCGGAATTTTTTGAAAGTGCTTTTTTAAGCTCGCGTACGAATTCAAAATTTGGGAATTTCCCGGGTTCAAAATTGATGTATTCACTCTCGTGTTTCACGTTACCCGCCGCATCCACGCTATGATGAGAAAATTGAAAGGCAACCTGCTCGTAAGGTCTGCGGCCTTTGTTGAAGGGGAGGGCAGTGGCGCTGGTTTCAAAGTCAATGAAATTAAGCGGAAATTTCCAGCTTTTCATCTCCTGTTTCAGTTCTTCTTTTAAAATATGCGGCCCCGGTTCATCACTCCGGGTCTTTTCTACTTGTATCCATTGTCTTTCAGAAGAGGAGATCTTTCCGGCTTCAGGTTTTACTCCAAGATCATCCTCATTTAAATCCCTGAAAAAGAATTTATCATTTTCAAAAAGCTTAGGTCCCCTTAAATAGTGCAGGTTCCAGATATCCCAGATAACCGGTTGGTTGAACTCGTTCTCGCTCCAGCCCAACTGTCCGGCCCAGCATTCCCTGAAACCCGATTTCTTTCCTTCGGCCAGCTCCTCTTTCGTAGCTCTGAATTCACAGCTCTTGCAGTTGGAGTAGGATACAGGGGCATTAAAGAATTTGTCAGTTGCATAATGTTTTGAAAATAGGTTAATGCTTTGTTCCAGACCCAGATTTTCATAGCAAAGATGTTTTCCTGTCTCAATTTCATCCAGGATAATATCTATGTTTATTTTATCCAATACGCTATCTCCAATTTCTTCCAGCCTGTCCACCTTCCTGGTAATTCCCGTGCGGTTATTGGCGGTTTTATTGATCCTGAATAGTTGATTAAGGCCTTCAACGGTCGCCTTCTTGCTTTTATCGGCTAGCATCAAATAAGACTTGATCTTCCACCCAGGATGACATTTTTGGATCACATACTTCTGAAAAGCCACATCGAATAAATAAGGTTTCCAACCGCTAACGAGTCCACCACGCTTCCCTATCAACAGGTTTTCATCTGCTGGATCAAAGGATTTCGCTTTAACCTCTATGAGCTGGATATTATTTCCACGCTTCACCAGAATATCGGTTCGGATAAAGAGATTTTCAAATTTAAAAGCCGCCTCAAAGATCACTACGTTCTCCCGTTGGAGCAGTTCCTCTGTTTGTTTTGCCAGCAAGTCATAGTTCCAGTCGTTGTTTTCAATTAAAATTCCATCGGGATAATGAAGCCGTGCCAGTTCTTCTACCTGAAAGCCACCTTGAGCCAAAGCTTCTAAAAATGGATCTTCCAGCTTCCGGTTCGCGTACTCTTTCTTTTTGGTGTAGAAGAGTGGCTATTTCGGAGTGATGGTGCCACCTGTTTCGGTCAAACAGTGCCACTTTAAAAGATACTGCAATTATATAAAAAATTAATGTTACTCGTTCTTTAAAGCTCCTTTTCTTAATGATTCTCCTTTGAGGTCAATCCGATGTGAGGAGTTTACGATCCTGTCCAGAATAGCGTCTGCTATAGTTCCTTCCCCAATAATATCATACCAGGCCGATACGGGTATTTGTGATGATATAATTGTGGATGCTTTGTGGTACCGGTCATCGATGATATCCATAAGGGTTTCCCTGGCGTGGTTATCAAAACTCTGCAGTCCAAAGTCATCCAGGATTAATAAATCTGCTTTGAAGAGTTTCCCAAGTTCCTTAAGATAAGTGCCATCCACTTTACTAAGTTTTAATTTCTTAAAAAGGCGGGCAGTATTGGTGTAA contains the following coding sequences:
- a CDS encoding DUF2779 domain-containing protein, yielding MAQGGFQVEELARLHYPDGILIENNDWNYDLLAKQTEELLQRENVVIFEAAFKFENLFIRTDILVKRGNNIQLIEVKAKSFDPADENLLIGKRGGLVSGWKPYLFDVAFQKYVIQKCHPGWKIKSYLMLADKSKKATVEGLNQLFRINKTANNRTGITRKVDRLEEIGDSVLDKINIDIILDEIETGKHLCYENLGLEQSINLFSKHYATDKFFNAPVSYSNCKSCEFRATKEELAEGKKSGFRECWAGQLGWSENEFNQPVIWDIWNLHYLRGPKLFENDKFFFRDLNEDDLGVKPEAGKISSSERQWIQVEKTRSDEPGPHILKEELKQEMKSWKFPLNFIDFETSATALPFNKGRRPYEQVAFQFSHHSVDAAGNVKHESEYINFEPGKFPNFEFVRELKKALSKNSGSIFRYAPHENTILNAIYRQLEESDETDKKELQEFIKHITQSKKKATKKWSGDRNMIDLFQVVKDYYYSPLMGGSNSIKAVLPAVLNSSELLKQKYSQSIGDIGLTSKNFNHAHVWLQVEDNKVVNPYKMLPPLFADWKEEQTEKTVSGLTGIADGGAALTAYGKLQYTDMPENERLEIKLSLLKYCELDTLAMVMIWEYFREITLTV